Proteins from one Pongo abelii isolate AG06213 chromosome 19, NHGRI_mPonAbe1-v2.0_pri, whole genome shotgun sequence genomic window:
- the NKIRAS2 gene encoding NF-kappa-B inhibitor-interacting Ras-like protein 2 isoform X2: MIETQEDIYVGSIETDRGVREQVRFYDTRGLRDGAELPRHCFSCTDGYVLVYSTDSRESFQRVELLKKEIDKSKDKKEVTIVVLGNKCDLQEQRRVDPDVAQHWAKSEKVKLWEVSVADRRSLLEPFVYLASKMTQPQSKSAFPLSRKNKGSGSLDG; the protein is encoded by the exons ATGATCGAGACGCAGGAGGACATCTACGTGGGCTCCATTGAGACAGACCGGGGGGTGCGAGAGCAGGTGCGTTTCTATGACACCCGGGGGCTCCGAGATGGGGCCGAACTGCCCCGACACTGCTTCTCTTGCACTGATGGCTACGTCCTGGTCTACAGCACAGATAGCAGAGAGTCTTTTCAGCGTGTGGAGCTGCTCAAGAAGGAGATTGACAAATCCAAGGACAAGAAGGAG GTCACCATCGTGGTCCTTGGCAACAAGTGTGACTTACAGGAGCAGCGGCGTGTAGACCCAGATGTGGCTCAGCATTGGGCCAAGTCAGAGAAGGTGAAGCTGTGGGAGGTGTCAGTGGCGGACCGGCGCTCCCTCCTGGAGCCCTTTGTCTACCTGGCCAGCAAGATGACACAACCCCAGAGCAAGTCTGCTTTCCCCCTCAGCCGGAAGAACAAGGGCAGCGGCTCCTTGGATGGCTGA
- the NKIRAS2 gene encoding NF-kappa-B inhibitor-interacting Ras-like protein 2 isoform X1, translating to MGKSCKVVVCGQASVGKTSILEQLLYGNHVVGSEMIETQEDIYVGSIETDRGVREQVRFYDTRGLRDGAELPRHCFSCTDGYVLVYSTDSRESFQRVELLKKEIDKSKDKKEVTIVVLGNKCDLQEQRRVDPDVAQHWAKSEKVKLWEVSVADRRSLLEPFVYLASKMTQPQSKSAFPLSRKNKGSGSLDG from the exons ATGGGGAAGAGCTGCAAGGTGGTCGTGTGTGGCCAGGCGTCTGTGGGCAAAACTTCAATCCTGGAGCAGCTTCTGTATGGGAACCATGTAGTGG GTTCGGAGATGATCGAGACGCAGGAGGACATCTACGTGGGCTCCATTGAGACAGACCGGGGGGTGCGAGAGCAGGTGCGTTTCTATGACACCCGGGGGCTCCGAGATGGGGCCGAACTGCCCCGACACTGCTTCTCTTGCACTGATGGCTACGTCCTGGTCTACAGCACAGATAGCAGAGAGTCTTTTCAGCGTGTGGAGCTGCTCAAGAAGGAGATTGACAAATCCAAGGACAAGAAGGAG GTCACCATCGTGGTCCTTGGCAACAAGTGTGACTTACAGGAGCAGCGGCGTGTAGACCCAGATGTGGCTCAGCATTGGGCCAAGTCAGAGAAGGTGAAGCTGTGGGAGGTGTCAGTGGCGGACCGGCGCTCCCTCCTGGAGCCCTTTGTCTACCTGGCCAGCAAGATGACACAACCCCAGAGCAAGTCTGCTTTCCCCCTCAGCCGGAAGAACAAGGGCAGCGGCTCCTTGGATGGCTGA
- the NKIRAS2 gene encoding NF-kappa-B inhibitor-interacting Ras-like protein 2 isoform X3, translated as MGKSCKVVVCGQASVGKTSILEQLLYGNHVVGSEMIETQEDIYVGSIETDRGVREQIAESLFSVWSCSRRRLTNPRTRRRSPSWSLATSVTYRSSGV; from the exons ATGGGGAAGAGCTGCAAGGTGGTCGTGTGTGGCCAGGCGTCTGTGGGCAAAACTTCAATCCTGGAGCAGCTTCTGTATGGGAACCATGTAGTGG GTTCGGAGATGATCGAGACGCAGGAGGACATCTACGTGGGCTCCATTGAGACAGACCGGGGGGTGCGAGAGCAG ATAGCAGAGAGTCTTTTCAGCGTGTGGAGCTGCTCAAGAAGGAGATTGACAAATCCAAGGACAAGAAGGAG GTCACCATCGTGGTCCTTGGCAACAAGTGTGACTTACAGGAGCAGCGGCGTGTAG